A single window of Paenibacillus sp. SYP-B4298 DNA harbors:
- the glgD gene encoding glucose-1-phosphate adenylyltransferase subunit GlgD, producing the protein MKHDQLIGVINLIHEPDELEALTAGRCLATVPFGARYRLIDFTLSSMVNSGISKVAVFTHTKYRSLMDHLGSGRHWDLHHRQNGLFVLPPVADDMSDLRKGDLYQFFQHRDYFLRSQAEYVVVARSHMLCNIDFKAVLADHIASGADITVVCSKEGEGQLGKARKVKLDESGRVVAMQDHYGRLKSDLISMEMYVMKKELLLELVETSLAEGQDHLVRHAIMLQLDRLHVRGYVYEGYLGVINTVASYYANSMNLLNPSVWRELFFTPGPIYTKVKDEPPAAYMEGAKTVNSLIANGCVIEGTVINSILFRGVHVNKGAVIRNSIIMQNGEIGIGSSVDHVILDKEVHIEAGRDIRGVHDSPFIAIKRKVI; encoded by the coding sequence ATGAAGCATGATCAATTAATTGGCGTAATCAATCTGATCCACGAGCCGGATGAGCTGGAGGCGCTGACCGCTGGGCGCTGCCTGGCTACAGTACCGTTCGGCGCCCGCTATCGGCTGATTGATTTCACCCTCTCCAGCATGGTGAACTCCGGTATCTCCAAGGTGGCGGTATTCACGCATACGAAGTATCGCTCTCTCATGGACCATCTGGGGTCCGGGCGGCACTGGGATCTGCATCACCGGCAGAACGGGCTGTTCGTCCTGCCGCCAGTGGCCGACGATATGAGCGATCTGCGCAAGGGCGATCTGTACCAGTTTTTTCAACATCGCGATTACTTCCTCCGCTCGCAAGCAGAGTATGTAGTCGTTGCACGCAGCCATATGCTATGCAATATCGACTTCAAGGCTGTGCTTGCGGATCATATCGCCAGCGGGGCCGACATCACGGTCGTATGCAGCAAGGAGGGCGAGGGACAACTGGGCAAGGCGCGCAAGGTGAAGCTGGATGAGAGCGGCCGGGTCGTCGCCATGCAGGATCATTACGGGCGGCTCAAGAGCGATCTGATCTCTATGGAGATGTACGTCATGAAGAAGGAGCTGCTGCTGGAGCTGGTGGAGACCTCCTTGGCGGAGGGGCAGGATCATCTCGTGCGACATGCGATCATGCTGCAGCTCGATCGGCTCCATGTGCGGGGCTATGTGTATGAAGGCTATCTGGGCGTGATCAATACGGTCGCCAGCTACTATGCCAACAGCATGAACCTGCTGAACCCGTCGGTATGGCGGGAGCTGTTCTTCACGCCGGGACCGATCTATACGAAGGTCAAGGATGAGCCTCCTGCCGCTTACATGGAGGGGGCGAAGACGGTCAACTCCCTCATTGCCAATGGCTGTGTCATTGAGGGGACGGTCATTAACAGCATCCTGTTCCGGGGCGTGCACGTCAACAAGGGTGCTGTTATTCGGAACAGCATCATTATGCAGAATGGCGAGATCGGCATCGGCAGCTCTGTCGATCATGTCATACTGGATAAGGAAGTCCACATTGAGGCCGGGCGCGACATTCGCGGCGTGCATGACTCGCCGTTCATCGCCATCAAGCGCAAGGTCATCTGA